The Toxoplasma gondii ME49 chromosome XII, whole genome shotgun sequence genome includes a region encoding these proteins:
- a CDS encoding hypothetical protein (encoded by transcript TGME49_248710) — protein sequence MRQGTSCTSVSPLSRAPSLRLRGLENPRGENNCFLNVTLQAFWNLRSFRILCQQGTEHQHPAPSLSASRSAVSRTRRDEPLSPEAPLPLFSMRVQTSLGSGSSKKPANGKSVQREVPNFDAVFSSTLRTWIDRENEARKSVPRATGEKPAPRPSPFSVSAPVEARVEGHLATSPLHVPAASSCVYCAIKNLFANYEFGNCEVLPAAAVRTALATCWASTRFKPGDMEDADETLVGVLDALHAWHQGLIAPPPSAYVSCAPSSRDAGGLFSGCEDLSNPLNFLAFYRDIPCNPPCLAHRLFALHVLFLPRCTACGATGEPLVQQLYVHRAYMAELLPLLAWKSSSSGSGNVSCARASTRPPESRSLPRPSSYADASGFPTRNPGNAVQSARKAVFDVKHGSRPGNAPEAQASGECTDRVDKPFRPSSGRGVLASSMRSLFLSDSTFANRESICIRNIFSDVKNAQAERSDSTSLPSEREAVSAEGTIRDGRRHCSVEDAEDAEDRFRFVDAFGYRDASEAAPLDHKARMLRRRSSECFDTTFADSDSVEDEFKRLHQFFQHASVVRFSPKSKAKKKEVAARGGDRSQRAGRARGQRQQEGSDSSEVMRRANVESTKEQRGDCEQCGGAQTVVLDRHCMHAPAIFVCSLTWLPDLAQLAPLFPGVPAVPSFASSASPVPCLSSSSEAAFERLEPGSSNGAKQMKSESDEVRRSIFLLLQSLEPVLDVREIFSSNSQGTQISFAAGHRRETLSPESAERPERDRRCRRPLEVASTSPVSRREHARKGDDSGSAVRQEVEIFTADMEGKHVFRGMVCFYGQHYVCFFHHWASAKWVLFDDSRVKRGLMWKDVVSMCVAGKLLPCLLFFERISLRRANRRIRLSCSSSALSPVANSLSAAPRHGVREEFLACQTSGDSSMETSEDSSEESASFLCGRTHRIGDGELWREKHDEYGKEALQLFCAEMLSCQNLLLEESSVSEAKKAAVAVASEARSVGDSAIGTAPCRIA from the exons ATGAGGCAGGGCACATCATGCACATCTGTGAGTCCGCTCTCCCGCGCGCCTTCTTTGAGGCTGCGTGGGTTGGAAAAcccaagaggagagaacaatTGTTTCCTCAACGTCACCCTACAAGCATTTTGGAATCTCCGCTCTTTTCGTATTTTATGCCAACAAGGAACCGAACATCAACATCCTGCGCCGTCCTTGTCGGCTTCGCGCTCCGCTGTATCTCGCACACGGCGAGATGAACCTCTCTCTCCGGAGGCTCcacttcctctcttttctatGAGGGTGCAGACGTCACTTGGTTCAGGTTCTTCAAAAAAGCCAGCGAACGGGAAGTCTGTGCAAAGGGAAGTGCCCAACTTCGACGCAGTGTTTTCTTCTACGCTGCGTACCTGGATAGATCGGGAGAACGAAGCAAGGAAATCTGTACCGAGAGCCACAGGTGAGAAGCCTGCCCCACGGccctctccgttctccgtctccgctcCTGTTGAAGCCAGAGTGGAAGGGCATCTGGCTACATCGCCCCTTCATGTGCCAGCTGCATCCAGCTGCGTGTACTGCGCAATCAAAAATCTATTTGCCAATTACGAATTTGGAAACTGCGAAGTCCTGCCAGCGGCTGCTGTGCGAACAGCTCTAGCGACCTGTTGGGCGAGCACTCGATTCAAGCCAGGCGATATGGAGGACGCAGATGAGACACTCGTGGGAGTTCTCGACGCCTTACATGCGTGGCATCAAGGC CTGATTGCCCCGCCGCCGTCTGCGTACGTCAGCTGCGCTCCTTCCTCACGTGACGCCGGCGGCCTGTTTTCAGGATGTGAAGATTTGTCAAATCCACTGAATTTCCTCGCGTTTTATCGGGACATTCCCTGCAATCCGCCGTGCCTGGCCCACAGACTTTTTGCCCTCCATGTTCTCTTCTTGCCGCGCTGTACAGCCTGCGGGGCTACCGGAGAGCCCCTCGTTCAgcagctgtatgtacaccgcgcGTATATGGCAGAACTCCTTCCACTTCTCGCCTGGAAGTCGTCGTCCTCTGGTAGTGGAAATGTATCGTGTGCGCGCGCCTCCACTCGCCCGCCTGAGTCTAGGTCTCTTCCGCGCCCCTCTTCGTATGCCGACGCTTCTGGTTTTCCTACTAGAAATCCAGGAAACGCAGTACAGTCTGCGAGAAAGGCTGTTTTTGACGTGAAACATGGCTCCCGCCCAGGGAACGCTCCGGAAGCTCAGGCTTCTGGTGAATGTACAGATCGCGTCGACAAGCCGTTTCGCCCGTCCTCGGGTCGGGGAGTTTTAGCATCCAGTATgcgttctcttttcctctcggattcgACATTTGCGAACCGAGAGTCAATATGCATCCGTAATATTTTCTCTGACGTGAAGAACGCGCAAGCAGAACGTTCGGATTCGACGTCTCTCCcgagtgagagagaggcagtcAGCGCGGAAGGAACCATTCGTGACGGGAGGCGTCACTGCTCAGTTGAAGATGCAGAGGATGCGGAAGACCGCTTCAGATTTGTGGACGCTTTTGGATACCGAGATGCATCGGAAGCTGCGCCTCTCGACCACAAGGCGCGGATGCTCAGGCGGCGAAGCAGCGAATGTTTTGACACCACGTTTGCTGACTCAGACAGCGTGGAAGACGAATTCAAGAGGTTGCACCAGTTCTTTCAACACGCAAGCGtcgtccgtttctctccgaaaagcaaagcaaagaagaaggaagtcgcGGCTCGGGGAGGCGACCGCAGCCAGCGAGCGGGGCGGGCACGCGGACAGAGGCAACAGGAAGGCAGTGATTCAAGTGAAGTGATGCGCCGTGCGAACGTGGAGAGcacgaaggaacagagaggagactgcga GCAGTGTGGCGGCGCACAAACCGTCGTTCTTGACCGGCATTGCATGCACGCTCCAGCTATTTTCGTCTGCAGCCTGACTTGGCTTCCAGATCTGGCGCAGCTGGCTCCCTTGTTCCCAGGCGTCCCGGCCGTTCcttcctttgcttcctctgcttcccctgTGCCTtgcctttcgtcttcctcagaAGCCGCTTTTGAACGGCTGGAGCCTGGAAGTTCGAATGGAGCGAAGCAGATGAAATCGGAGTCCGATGAGGTTCGCAGATcgatctttcttctccttcaaaGTTTAGAGCCGGTCCTCGACGTACGAGAA ATTTTCTCGTCCAACTCGCAAGGGACACAGATTTCGTTTGCGGCGGGACATCGAAGGGAGACACTGTCTCCAGAGAGCGCGGAGCGACCCGAAAGAGACCGTCGATGTAGACGGCCTCTCGAAGTCGCCTCGACGTCTCCGGTTTCCCGCAGAGAACATGCGAGAAAAGGGGATGACTCTGGATCAGCTGTTCGACAGGAAGTTGAAATCTTCACTGCGGACATGGAGGGAAAGCATGTGTTCAG AGGCATGGTCTGTTTCTACGGTCAGCACTACGTTTGCTTTTTTCACCACTGGGCGTCGGCGAAGTGGGTGCTTTTCGACGATTCGCGCGTTAAGCGCGGCTTGATGTGGAAGGACGTCGTGTCCATGTGTGTTGCGGGCAAGCTCCTTCCatgtcttctgttttttgaACGCATATCTCTCCGGCGGGCCAACCGCCGCATCAggctctcctgttcttcatCTGCGCTGTCACCCGTCGCCAACTCGCTGTCGGCTGCGCCTCGTCACGGGGTACGCGAGGAGTTCCTCGCGTGCCAAACGAGCGGCGATTCCAGCATGGAGACGTCGGAAGACTCTTCTGAAGAGTCCGCGTCGTTCTTGTGTGGTCGAACACATAGGATCGGGGACGGAGAACTATGGAGGGAGAAACATGACGAGTATGGAAAAGAGGCTCTCCAGCTCTTCTGTGCAGAA ATGCTCTCCTGCCAAAATCTGCTTCTTGAGGAGTCCTCCGTtagcgaggcgaagaaggctgcCGTCGCTGTTGCCTCTGAGGCCCGCAGTGTCGGCGACTCCGCGATCGGAACAGCGCCATGTCGCATTGCTTGA